The following is a genomic window from Bosea sp. RAC05.
CCGAGAGCATGTACGACAAGCCCTTCCAGTGGGGCTCGAAGCGCACGGGGCCGGACCTCGCCCGCGTCGGCGGCAAGTATTCCGACGAATGGCAGCGCGCCCATCTGGTCGATCCGCGCTCGCTGGTGCCGCAGTCGATCATGCCGGGCTACCCCTTCCTGACGAAGACGGAGCTCAGGTTCGACGACATCGCCGACGAGCTGCGTGCCAATCGCGGCGGTGGGGTGCCCTACACCGACGAGATGATCGCCCAGGCTGCGAGCGACCTGCGCGCCCAGGCCACGCCGGAGCATCCCAAGGCGGGCGAACTCGAGAGCCGCTACCCCAAGGTCCAGGCGCGCGACTTCGACGGCGACCCGACCCGCATCACCGAGGCCGACGCGCTGATCGCCTACCTCCAGGTGCTGGGCACGCTCGTCGACTTCAAGCTCTACGACAACAAAGCCAACATCCGCTGAGCGAGGGGACCATGGACACGACCTATCAGTGGCTCGCGCGTTTCGCGCAGTCCGCCGGCCTCCTCTACTTCGTCGGAATCTTTCTCGCCGTCTGCGTCTACGCCTTCTGGCCGGCCAACCGGGCCCGGTTCGAGGAGGCGGCCCGCACCCCGCTGCAGGACGACTGAATCATGGCTCAGCATCAGGACAATCACGAGGTGGACGCCCATACCGGCGTGTCCACGACCGGCCATGAATGGGACGGGATCCGCGAACTCAACACGCCGCTGCCGCGCTGGTGGCTCGGCATCTTCTACGCCACCATCGTCTGGGCCGTGGGATACTGGATCGTCTATCCGGCCTGGCCGCTGATCACCACGACGACCCAGGGCGTGATCGGCTACGCCTCGCGCAACGACATCGCCCGCGATCTCGCTCTGCTGCAGCAGCAGCGCGCCGGCCAGGCACAGGGGCTGACCGAGGCGTCGCTGGAGCAGATCAAGGCTGATCCCTCGCTCTTCCGCATCGCCATGGCGCAGGGCAAGGCGGCCTTCGGCGACAACTGCGCCGCCTGCCACGGCGTCGGCGGCGGCGGAGCCAAGGGCTACCCCAATCTGAACGACGACGAATGGCTCTGGGGCGGCAGCCTCGGAGAGATTCACCAGACCCTGCAGAACGGCATCCGCGTCGCCGGCAACGCCGAGACGCGCATCAGCCAGATGCCGGCCTTCGGCAAGGACGGCCTGCTGAAGCCGGCCGAGATCCGCGTCGTCGCCAACCATGTCCGCGCGCTGGCCGGCCTGCCGACGGAGCAGGGCGTGGACCTGGCCAAGGGGCCCGAGCTGTTCGCCACCAACTGCGCCGCCTGCCATGGCGACGCGGGCAAGGGCAACAAGGAGCTCGGCGCGCCGAACCTGACCGATGCGATCTCGCTCTACGGCATGGACATGGCCTCGCTCACCGAGACCCTCACCAACAGCCGCGCCGGCGTGATGCCGGCCTGGGGCCAGCGCCTCGACCCCACCACGGTGAAGGCCCTGACCCTCTACGTCCATTCGCTCGGAGGAGGCCAGTAACATGGCCTCCCAGGAGACGGAACTCGGCGACCTGCCGCTCTTCGCGGCAACGAAGAAGGTCTATCCGCAA
Proteins encoded in this region:
- the ccoP gene encoding cytochrome-c oxidase, cbb3-type subunit III; protein product: MAQHQDNHEVDAHTGVSTTGHEWDGIRELNTPLPRWWLGIFYATIVWAVGYWIVYPAWPLITTTTQGVIGYASRNDIARDLALLQQQRAGQAQGLTEASLEQIKADPSLFRIAMAQGKAAFGDNCAACHGVGGGGAKGYPNLNDDEWLWGGSLGEIHQTLQNGIRVAGNAETRISQMPAFGKDGLLKPAEIRVVANHVRALAGLPTEQGVDLAKGPELFATNCAACHGDAGKGNKELGAPNLTDAISLYGMDMASLTETLTNSRAGVMPAWGQRLDPTTVKALTLYVHSLGGGQ
- a CDS encoding cbb3-type cytochrome c oxidase subunit 3 — translated: MDTTYQWLARFAQSAGLLYFVGIFLAVCVYAFWPANRARFEEAARTPLQDD
- the ccoO gene encoding cytochrome-c oxidase, cbb3-type subunit II translates to MTTIEHKAPRKSLWSKHKIFETNSIVLIIGVLLVISVGGLVEIAPLFYLKNTIEKVEGMRPYTPLELAGRAIYVREGCYNCHSQMIRPLRDEVERYGHYSLAAESMYDKPFQWGSKRTGPDLARVGGKYSDEWQRAHLVDPRSLVPQSIMPGYPFLTKTELRFDDIADELRANRGGGVPYTDEMIAQAASDLRAQATPEHPKAGELESRYPKVQARDFDGDPTRITEADALIAYLQVLGTLVDFKLYDNKANIR